A genomic window from Streptomyces sp. MST-110588 includes:
- a CDS encoding SDR family oxidoreductase, with the protein MSSPDPTVRAARNAAARTEKPSSTVIGAPGKPLRRPVVAVTGAASGVGALLTRALAASDEIKQVVAIDERRGEVAEAHWHILDVRDPAIADKLRGADVVVHLALDLDLETDAEARTAYNVRGTQTVLTAAAAAGVHRVVLCTSAMVYGALPDNDVPLAEDAELRATADATGVGDLLEIEHLARRAPRAHPGLNVTVVRPAVLVGGTDTALTRYFESPRLLVVAGSRPTWQFCHVEDLVSALEYAALEKVEGELAVGCDGWLEQEEVEELSGIRRMELPSSVALGAAARLHRIGLTPSPAGDLAYTMHPWVVSGSRLHEAGWRPRWTNEEVLAELLEEVAGRHTVAGRRLGRKDATAAGAAGATVALLGTAALVRRARKARRRI; encoded by the coding sequence GTGAGTTCCCCAGATCCGACCGTTCGCGCAGCGCGAAACGCTGCGGCCAGGACCGAGAAACCCAGCAGTACGGTGATCGGCGCCCCCGGCAAGCCGCTGCGCCGGCCCGTCGTCGCGGTCACCGGCGCCGCGTCCGGGGTCGGCGCGCTGCTGACCCGTGCGCTGGCCGCATCCGACGAGATCAAGCAGGTCGTGGCCATCGACGAGCGGCGCGGGGAGGTGGCCGAGGCCCACTGGCACATCCTGGACGTACGGGACCCTGCCATCGCCGACAAGCTGCGCGGCGCCGACGTCGTGGTGCACCTCGCCCTCGACCTCGACCTGGAGACCGACGCCGAGGCCCGCACCGCGTACAACGTGCGCGGCACGCAGACGGTGCTCACCGCCGCCGCGGCGGCCGGTGTCCACCGGGTCGTCCTGTGCACCTCCGCCATGGTCTACGGGGCGCTGCCCGACAACGACGTCCCCCTGGCCGAGGACGCCGAGCTGCGCGCCACCGCCGACGCCACGGGGGTCGGCGACCTCCTGGAGATCGAGCACCTGGCGCGCCGTGCGCCGCGTGCCCACCCCGGGCTGAACGTGACCGTCGTCCGCCCCGCCGTCCTGGTGGGCGGCACGGACACCGCCCTGACCCGCTACTTCGAGTCGCCCCGCCTGCTGGTGGTCGCCGGGTCCCGCCCCACCTGGCAGTTCTGTCACGTCGAGGACCTGGTCAGCGCCCTGGAGTACGCGGCGCTGGAGAAGGTCGAGGGCGAGCTGGCGGTGGGCTGCGACGGCTGGCTGGAGCAGGAGGAGGTCGAGGAGCTGTCCGGTATCCGGCGGATGGAACTGCCCTCCTCGGTCGCGCTGGGCGCCGCCGCCCGGCTGCACCGCATCGGCCTGACGCCCTCGCCCGCCGGGGACCTGGCGTACACCATGCACCCGTGGGTGGTCAGCGGAAGCCGCCTCCACGAGGCGGGGTGGCGTCCCCGGTGGACGAACGAGGAGGTACTGGCCGAGCTGCTGGAGGAGGTCGCGGGGCGTCATACGGTCGCGGGCCGCCGTCTGGGCCGCAAGGACGCCACGGCCGCGGGGGCCGCCGGCGCCACCGTCGCCCTGCTGGGCACGGCCGCCCTGGTCCGCCGTGCCCGCAAGGCGCGGCGCCGCATCTGA